The Perca fluviatilis chromosome 3, GENO_Pfluv_1.0, whole genome shotgun sequence nucleotide sequence TACAGACAGTTGTGAGTCTGATGATggaaagcaaaaaaagaaaagggaaaggtggCGCTGAGATGGTCAgactcaaaaggaaaaaaagggattgtgttgctgtgctgtgtgttgttcattcattcaccatcattcataaaaaaaaagaatgggacaaaaagaaatcaagggacatttagaatagataaaagtgtgcgattaattgcgattaattgtgagttaactatgacattaatgcgattaaatattttaatcgtttgacagcactaatatatatatatatatatatatatatatatatataaagccaAACAGTTGAAATACACATGATTTCTCACACGTAAACAAATCACGTGTATTTGAACTGTTTGGCTTTCCATactcttggcagcaggtaatgttagcctactgttTTCACCATTCCAACACCAGGACGTACAATCGTCTGCcactaaagctatgagctaaaagacacaaactgcCTGGTTGCCAAGCCGGCAACTACTTTAAAAAGTTAGCGTTGAGCCCTGTTAATTAAACAATACTACCAACTACAACATCAAAAACTTGAattaacagaaacaaacacattagCTTCACCAAATTGGTATTTATGGAAAGGCATTTGTCCaatgtttctattattttggcCAGTCGTGTTTGAGGTGACCAAATTTTTAAAATGCTAACGCATACAGACCGACATACATGATCCAGAAACATTCACTGAAATAAGAACACAAACCACAAGATACAAACTCATATTTTATTGTAACACTGATAAGAATTGTAACACAATGAGGTAAGTTAAACAATCCACATCTGTGATGTTCTTGAACCAGCGGCACCACAAAATATTCACCACCACCCTatcagtaacagttccacaaAGTCTGCAAACAATGGCTAGTAATGACCAGTCCGTTCAGTTCACAGTTTAATACAAACatatttctttctgtttcttaTGAGGACAAGAAGAATACTGATAAcacaatatcctttttctttgaGTCACATATCCAAACTTaccagctgtgtttgtttcttttttttaggagaTGAAACTCAGTAGAAAAGATCAGATCCCCTGAGGGAGAAacattcttttgtttttctgatgAGAAAGAAGCCACTACAGACACTGGCAGGCTCAGTTTGAGTTTGCTACCATTTCTGCTGATGACTTGGCACGGTCTCAAAGGGCACTAGGGATACAGTATGCGACCATTTCAGTTTGCCTGTGCTGCAGTCGCactttgaaaataaatgatctttCAATGCTGGAAGAGTCATCCATTACTCTACAGACATCTACTGCACAGCACAGCATGGCTGCAACACCAGTACCCTGAAATGCCCTCAGAGTTTTGACCCAAGTCCTTGTTGCGAGAGTGGTCAGAGAATAGTTTCTTTGCACTCAAGGCTTTGTTCAGAGGAGGGGGAGTCCAGTGGGTTGGTGGAGCCGCTGGTTGTATGTGGGAGGTGTTTTGGACGGCGCATGGAAGGGGACGAACTCAAAGCACCGCAGCTCTGAAGGTGAAGATCCTCATGGCCACGCTTCCTAGGACTGCCAATGATGCGCTGGGTCATCACCTGTGCAACAAAACATATTAGCCGAGAATGAAAGAGAGACCCACGTTGCTagttgtctgtttgttttaacaTAACAATGATGTGATTGAACCATCCATTTTCATCCATCATGATTGCTTTCTGGTGTGTAATTACTGCCTTGCAGGGCTCTTAGCCTGATGTCTACTTATAGTCTTGTACATTGATACTCACCAATAAAACCAGAAACTTGCCTTAAACTATCATTGAACATCATACACTGTCTAATTCAGTTACCTGATCTATGACATTGGCACTAAAAATGGCCTCCTCCATGTGTTTCTCATCCGATTTGATGACACACTTGATGTTGTTGACAACTTGCTGGACTTCAGGAGGTAGACTGCAGCTTGAATGCTCCAGGAACTTGGCCACCAGTACTTTGGTGTCTTTGTACATCTTAAAGTCAGCCAGGGATTGTGGGCGTTCgtgggaggagtgtgtgtgcagGGCGCGGGGTTTAAGGTGGATGTCAACTTTCCTGCCTTCCTTTTGCTGCTTCCTGACACTTGTGTGACTGAGTTTAGCTCCAACTATGCCTGATGTAACGTCTGCTGGCTCTGAAGATgaaaaacagagaagaaaaacacattaagtcCCATATAATTCTTAAAATCAAGGCTAATACCTGTGGATTTAGTGCTTTGGGTAAAGTGAAATCACAGTTTTCTGTGTCACTGAAGTAACACATTTTCATTATCAGCTCATTTATAATTGGTTTAGGATTTCATTTGTTTCCAGCTTTttaataatgcattttttttagataatcTAATTGGCCCAATGGGGttttaaattatgtatttaaGGAATGTTTAGTCCTTCAATttatcaaaaaactaaacatcacccaattcttttttttggagATACTTAATGGTTTTCACAGGACAGTGACGATAactaacatttgttttaataaagtTTGTTAAATTAGCTCTCAACGCTGCCAGTATTTTCTTCAGGTCTAATTGTTTTACAAAATAGGATGTGACTGCTGTTTAGTAGCAGATGTTACATGAATTTACAGTTTCTATGATGGTACCTTGCTCTGGTGAAGTGTGAGTTGAATCTTCAGCAGCAGGGTTATTTGCAGAGGCGCAGCCACAATTTTCTCCTGTAGAGGGAGACAAGAAACTTAGTGTGGACTCAACAAAGCAGGCACAAGCTGTTTAGTGATAGACCATTGCTTATAAACAATGAAAGGCTATAGGGCTGCCAATAATGATTAGTTTCATTATCAATGAatctgctgattttttttttcctataaattaattgtttagACCATAAACTGTCAAGTTCTCAGagtccaaggtgatgtcttcaaatgtcttgttttgtccactcAACAGTCCCAgtgatattcagtttacaatgatataaaacagagaaaagtagCAAATGCTCACATTGGAGGATCTGGAACCAAAGAATGTTTGGATATTTTTGCACAAAATATGACTCAAGAATGATGGATTAGTTGGCTAATAATTTAAGCTCTAAAATGCTGATCACTCTTGTCATATTTAGATGGAGTATTTAAGCTGTAGTATAAGTTATGTGTCACATTCTTGCTGCACTCACTTCCTGTCGTAGAGGAGCAGGAGATAGGGTCACTGGTGGAACGGACTATGCGTGCCAGTTTTCGGTACCTCCTGGCTGCTCGGAGCACCCGAGGCCTCTCTGAGGGCGAGTTACCGCTTTGGGCTGAGGTAGAGGGCGGTTGCGATGTGGAGGAGGGTGACCAAACACTGAAACACAGCCTGGGGCCGCGTGGCCTGCTAGGAGGAGAAGGGGAAGGAGAAGGAGCCATAGGGCTGATGCCTGAAGTTCCACCCGAGGAGGCCACAGAGGTGGGGGAGCAGGGCTGAGGTGGCGCGGGGAGAGTGACAGGGAGTGTGAGCTTCCGGCTCATCATTCGTGCCTTTATGAGGGAGTGTGTTGATGCTTTAGGTGGCTCCTCTGGTAAATGTTTGGCTGATGCAAGCTCGTCATATATGTGATTTGCAGCTCTGAGTTCCTCACATGGATGTGTGTTGTCCGTGGAATCCTCCAGATTGCTAAAGTTTTCTGAGGACCAGTCTGGAGAGCGCTCCAGAGACTCCTGCGTGTGTGAGGACTCGCTGTAACCTGTATCACTGGGGCGAGCATCAGTGTTAGGCAGGCCACGATGGCCACGTGTACAAAGTTCCAGGCTGGGGCAACTTCCGTCGATGGGGGCAGTGTGGGGCATGCCATAGGGAGAGGAGTCAGAGCCCTGGACCTCCAGGGAGCACAAGTCCTCTGAGGAACAAGTCTGGTCCGGATCAGCCACCTCTGACACCATCAGTGATGCACTGTCCACCGAGGCTGAGAACATGGGGAAAAAGTATCATCACCATGACTACTAATAGATAAAGACATATGACAATCCTCTGCAATGTTCACTGCAGTCTTAGCTGTCTTTACCCTGAGTGCTGAGTCCTGCAGTCGTGTTTCTTTCACACATACTGGATTCAGTGGCCTGCTGCTCTATGCTGGTGGTGACCTGTGAAGAGGAAATTATTAGTGGAGAAGGATAACATACCAGCACTCTTTGCATAAAATGAATTGAGCGGATAAAGAAAATGCTGGATattttgtatgtactgtatgtattgcaTAAAAGCAGCTGTTTCACCTAACCGTCAACACCACAGTTGGTCTGTAGAGGGCTCTACGAGACCACAAcactaacagaaaaaaaattctCACTAGAGGAAACTACTGTATAATTTAGAGTTGAATAAGAAGCTTCAATAAGATGTACTCATGTGCTTTTAAAGGTAcagtatataatacatatacgtttatataatattatatcaTGCATGGTCTTTAGCCTGAAATCATCAGCTGAGTTTCTTCTGCCCGATGACTGTTCTCACACACAATCAATCGATGACTGCCCGCTTCCATTAGTTATTCACAGCAACCCCTGCTAATCTATTGCAGGTGAGGAAACCCTTTGCTGATTCCTACTTGAAGGACACTGTGAAGATAAGCATGGATTAACCATGTATAATGGAAATAGAAAAATTGAAAGCCTCAGGTGTTAAAGTATGTTGCAAATATAATGGAAGATAAAAGGATTTGCTGACATTAGACCATTATTTTAGCTGTGAACAATGAGAAGCAGTGAAGCCTCAGCCTGAAAAAAGCTGTGATCAGTTCAACAAGGGAGATCGCCTCAGTAAATCTGAAACAGCAGATAAATACTCAGATGAAActgacaacattttaaaatgcagaCACAAGATTAACACAGTAGCAGGCCAGCCATTAGGAATTTTGGACAGAGGGACATTGTTCCCCCAAATTGGGCCCCTCATCCATTCCCACCTTTGCATTGCCCGATCCTGGGCCTTTGGCCAGCGTCATCTGTACCCTTTGACCTAGGTGGGCCTGCACAGTAGCAATAACATTTTGATACAAGTAAAGAAAAATGTACCAACCATTTCAAGAAAAACATCTGACAAGTTGGTCGGGTTGGCTAATTACCTTTAATATTAAGACCTctgctctttccttttttttttttttttttttctatactaTCAAATAATGGCAAAATGCCaaaagttacatttaaaataatggTTTTAGGGGTTGGTAATGTTGGTCCATCAGTTGGTCCATCACCTTTGGGCCAGATGGAAATATCTCAACCACTACTGGatagattgccatgacattttgtgcAGACaatcatggtccccagaggataaatCCTAATGACATATATcttctgacttttcctctagcaccactaTAACATTGACATTACGGTTTTGAGTGAAGTCTCTCAAAAACTATTGTTATCATGAAATTTGGTATGTTACCCTAGGGGATGATTTGTaatcactttggtgatcctctgacttttcatctagtgccatcatcaggtcaaatttCTAATTTCTCCAGTGCTTTGGTTTATGGCCAAACACCTGCAAAACTAGCAACATTCCCAGCAGCCTGGGTCAAATGTTAtatcatgctgatgttagctcaaagcactgatGTGCCAAACAGTACagtctcacagagctgctagaaTGTCTGTAGACTCTTAGTATTGTTACTGCTACTGCacatatgtaaaatatattaatgttttagaTTAAAGAAGGTAACTGACCTTGGTCTGGTCCCTCTTGAAACAAAGAAATTAATGTACAGTTACGTCCAAGGCGACATGGAGACAGTGTTGTTTTAAGGGCTGATCGTTCTCACCTGGCTGGCAGGGGTCTGGCCCACCACAGACTCATATGGAGGCGGCAGGTCAGTTGGGTACAGTGTCCCTGGGCTGTTGATGGGCACGCCATAGATGGCGCTGAAGGGAGAATGGGGAAAATCCAGGTGCAGGCCTCTGTAAGGGGCATGACATCAGAGTTTCAATCAAACAGTAAACCAAAAAATCAAATTCCTATCTTGAATAACTGGAATACAAAGATTGGCGATTTCTCTGAGCCAGTCACACAGTGAAACATGTTTAAGAAACTGACACAGCAAGTCTGAATCCATCCTATCAAAAATAAAGTAGCCTATATTGTCtaataaaaacattaagaaAGAAAGGATGAAAAATATCCTCTTGTCCCCAACATTCCAATCCAAATGATACATATGGGTATAGTATTATTCTATGTGCACCACCACTGTTTCATGTGGTGCCAATTAAGAATAAGCAGCCATGCGTGCAGTCATATCTTTTAATTACAACCCCATTCTCCTCTAAAGTGGCGGAGCATGAAATACAACCTGAGAGTTTCCACTAATCATCCGAGGCATGATGATGTCATGACACATCCCTGGCCCTGGGCAGGGACACCATAAATGCTTCCTCTGCCTTGTTTATATTTATGGCAtaattgacaaaaaaatgtgGCTTCCTGCCAAATGGCTACAGCAGCAGCACTCTCTCTGGCAAGACTGAGAAAATGGAGGAAATGATGAGGGAGGGGTCCACCGATCTTTTAAAACAGCTGAGCATAACAGATGTCGCCGCTGCTTAATGGAGGGAATGCTCTGAGCTGACCATGGATGATAATACCACATGTGCTGGTCACAGTCAGACACATGCCACAGCTGCTTAATATGATGGACTTGGATTTGTCTTTGCATGCAAATTTTCCTTTGGCATCTCACAGAAGATTCTGGCACCACTTTTACATCACGTATGGATCTCAAATATCTGATTTATATCAGGTGTCTGTGGAGGAGCAGGTAGGAATGTACAGATATAGGCTACAAAAAATGAATCCTGGAGAAtcttaaatatacagtatgtgtgctaGTATGTGTCGAGGGAGGGGGCACTGAGTCAGGTACAGTAGCCTGAACTACTGATAACTTGCAGTAACCAGCAGAATTCTAGTTTCAAATATTAGTTAGTTTTTAAATATTGCACAACCTTTTGAGATGGGTCTCTGCAATGCAACATCAGATTTTTCAATAAATTCTTCATTCATCAATTTAATACAAacaaaatcccagaaaaaaatGCCAATTGTATTTTGGAGAACATGCAGCGCCTTGATACCGAATTTCAATTGCTTTCATCTGGGAGCTTTATGTTGCCTTATaggcaaaagaaaagaaaagaaaagaaaatatatatatatatatatatatatatatatatatatatatataatttatttatttatttatttaaacattgaTTTCTACTGCAATCAGTAACTTATACTCACTGCAATTAACCTGTAGTTTTGGTTTTACTTGATATAACAAATATTAGGATTTTCTGGATTGCCCTGCACTTTGCATATCATTGATAGTtgtttgaatgtgcacaaacaaTTGACATCTGATGTCACAAATGTTTTATAGGATGTCATTAATGTGTCAATTTCCACCTTGTTGGACAAAACAGCTGcattgtattgttttgtagTGTAATAAGCAGCAACAACCAGAGTGTTCCACTAAGTAGGTTAAATTAAATGATACAGTGTCAATTGTCattgaaaatgtaacaaaaaattACGGAATTGGCCAAAGTATTTGGGCTACAAGGCATTTATTACAAGTAGAATATTGTGTATAATTACAATGTCTTGTAAATTTTGTTAGCAAATTACAATTTGTATTGTGTATTCCCTGAAAGTATCCACATATCCCAGAAGATACATCGGTACCAGAGTTTGGGGAGCACCGAGCACTTTGTGTTAGAGAAAAGAAGATGTGATGCTGATGAGTAGTATTCTGCCTCTCACCTCTGTCCATCCATTGAGGGGGTGCAGGTGTACTCCGGGGGGTAGTATGGTGGTGGGGGAATGGGAGGAATAAACTCATCAAAGTCCAGTGTTTGGTGGAGGATGGTTCCATGGGGGGTCATACAGTCAGCATTTAGAGCTCGCGCCCTGTGCGGCATGAACtgaaacacaacataaaaacaaccATTATCAGGCTTTTTTACACATGGTGCTGAGTTATtagtttattcattattttagacCATAATGTATCCATGCATGGCTGAACAAATGTGTCTTTTCACAGCACCTCTCTGCTGTTATTTCAAGCAGTTATTCCCATCTCTGCTTGTTGGTCACTGAACAAGCTTCACTACAGAGtcaagtgccttgctcaggggcaCCTCAACAGCAGCTCTGATAGCGCTGCTCATTTATTTTCCTCATTCAAAGGTTTCTAAGTGGGACAACTTTCCAGTCACAGCCAGCCTGGTTTTCTAATCTCCAGGCTGCCACTGTTGCTATTGACTTGGCTAAATTTACTGAGCTAAATAAAAGGTTAACACCTCTTGTGTAAATTGGAAAACGAGGCCACTCTTGGAAACTCTGTGAGACTGTTAGAGATAAGACACAATGCTGTTGTTCTTTATCTTTTACTTATTCTGCTGTTCTATTTTAACTTGTTTTCACCTTCTattctattttgttttactggtttatttttatatattatatatatatttttttcttaatgtctctctgtcttgtgtaaagcattttgaattGCCTTGATGTTGATAGGTGCTATACAAAAAAACTTGCCTTGCCTTTTCTCTCTGTGAATCAATAGTCAGATGCCATTACATTCAGCCACTTCAATTTATAGAAGTTGTTCCGCTGGTGTGCATGTCTGCTTTGGTGTCATTTTTTACTTTCATACATTCACATAGTGTCTGCAAGGCGTGTAATTACAGATAAGcatacaataaaacaaacatgaacaaTAACTGCCCCTAAATCATTGATCAATATCATTAATTAACAGATCTCCACAGGTCTAGATAGTAAGATGCTTTGAGAACAATGTGTCCACAGCTTTGATCATCTGAAATTGGGCCAATGAAGCAGGAACGACAGGGAATTAAGTCCTTATGTCAACGTGAGAATGATGTTTCAGTACCATTTTTAATTGCTGTATAATTTAAACAGCTTtggatgtatttatttttatcatctgtctgtctcttcttAAATAGTCACAGATATATAAGAGTAACAGCATTAGCTCTATGGTCCTGTCCCAGGGATCTAAAAAGTATTCATCTATGTAGTTATAACTGTTTAAATCTGCTGATTTCTTGCCAACTGTGGGCAGAAACAAGatataaacacaacacagacataTCATAATCACATTGTAAAGTTAATatgtacacatccagcagacaagaagcaacattatcattcatttggagtcctGTATCTAAACACCAGGTGAATGTAAGTCGAtattagctctgttttggtctccaccaactcctgagggaactATCTGGCTCTTTAacagctaaatgctccactatagTCACCAGCTGGtcactaactttgtctgtctgctgttttgtGCTGGGCAGGTACACATATAACAATAGGTTTATCAGATATGTTTTAATGTCAACAGCTACCATCTGATGCTACGCTGATGAAAGCGGtcagagtgaaccaaaacaatgagcagaAAGATGCAAAAAAGCACCATAGAGCTGAGAGGAACTGCAGATTCTGTGGATAATTCTCTGCAAGTTCATCACCACGAGCAGGTCTGATTTGAATATGGGTTTTTGTGGACTAGTGACTCACATGGAGATGAAACTAATGTAACATCTGTTTGCTGTACTCTGAATTATACTTAATTTATTTTACTAGCTACTAGCTGCTCACTGCTGATTTCCTGCCACATCAACCTGTTATCAGCCCAGAGCACCAGATTTAATATCCAGACTCATTTCAGCATGCACAACATTTACAGCATAGTTCATAAAATGTGTAAAAGGTTCTTGAATCAAATATTATTGCGAAGCTATTTGTGTTATCCAGTTGGAAGTGTTGCTCTACATCTCCAGTTGCTGATGTGTTTAGAGCCATTAAATaacttttgttgttgtgaaaAAACAAAGGGAGCTTGGCCATGCTAATTTCCCTTGTGACTGAAGGCATTTAGCTGTTGGTAATATTTTCATTGTTCcacataaaatgaaaaaagaggATCACAGTGAGGACAGTGTACCTTTCAGGAAAATAATCCAGTGAGATGTTAAACAGTTTTCTTCAAAtccaacatgtttttttgcGATACAGGAGGACACTGAGAGAGATCCTGTGACAATTGGCCTTCACTTTGTGTGTTTACATTCACTTTAGAATGTACCAAACAGCAGGATGATTCAACATGATTCAAAAACATTACTCTCCACTATCTTAAAGGGAGGAAAAGGTTAGCACGTCATTCCTGAGCTGCGTGTGATTATCTAACCTGATGATATTGATCTTCAGACTAAAAAATTATTTGAATTTTGGCAGGGGGGTcactgaaaagaaaatgaagtcAGCCATTGTTGTCTGTGCTTCCATCACACTCACCATCTGAAGCACATCAGTCGAGACCATCTGCATACAGCACATGGCAGTCGCTAGAGCACACACAATGGTGGAGATGACGTTAAGGGCACATACGCTGAACAGCAGCTCCTaaaggagagggggagggagatgaGGAGACTGTTAGAGGAacaaaaggagaggaggaagaaaaataaGAGAAATGACAAGGGTGCAGGAAAGAAGGGGAAGAAGAGAAGACAGTTAACATTATAGAAACAGCACTTACATTAACATTAAAGATGTGATATGAGAACAAAAAGAGGCGAATGTGGAAAAGAATGAGAAGACACAGATAGGACAGAAGGTGACATAAACAGCGTTGACATCACCAGTAAAGTAACCAAGTTTAGAAAAGCACAGCAGGGTGGCACTGCAGTGGGAGAACACTGCTACAAACATCCAGTTTAGTAACTGCCAGCGGAAACAAATCAGGGCTAAAGTCCTGTAGTGGGCACCTGCTGTAAGAGAACCACACAGAACCAAGAAGAGTCTGCATTGTTAATAtgtctaaaataaaatgtaaaaggtTAAAGACTGATAAAAAGAATTAGGATGTCTCTGTGTACATGGAGGCCTAGCAAACAAATTCAATAACAGGAAAAACAACCTTATAAACATCCAAGGTTAAGCACGAgcatatacataaatacataaacacatttacactcaaTGGCAATGCAGTGAAAAGCAAGGGGACACAAGTATTGAATCTGTCAGCAGAAATAAATGTGCATGCTGGTGAAATACTAGCCCAGCACCCTGAATCAGAGAAAAGACTTCTGACTGCAGTCCTGTTAGGCTGCTGTTTGTgctatttttctaaaatgtagaaaataattattctaAAGTGGCTCCATTTTTAAAACCATATTGAGTTCTGTACATCCTAACAAATGAACCTATAATGATATAATAACTGCACTGTATAAATTAATTTACTGAAGAAGAGAACAGGAACAGTAATAGCACCTGCATGGTAATTGGCTCTGAGAATAGCAACTGTCTAGCATAGCACATGttgagaggagagaggatgaTAGCAGCTTACAGTATATTGCTGCTTCAAAATGAGAAAAAGTATATgtcatttatatacagtatgtgtaggtCTAGGTGAACTGCATGTTTGATTCAATCACAAACTATATGATTCTATATAAAGTTTTCATGGTTCATCTGTCACAATAAACTCCCGTACACAATCACTATAACACTACTATCAGGACTATTACTATTAAACAGTGTAAGACTGTGAACagatgagagggaggaggaggagagaaggcaGAAAAAGGTGCCAATGTATGGCAGATATTTTGACTATGGATGTTTTAATTCAAATATCTCAAAACAAGACGAAGTAAAACAAATTATGCAGCTCATACATCTACAACCCCAACCTATACTGTACATCCACACAGGAGAACCAAAACACAATGACATCAGCATTCACAAGtacattcaacatgacaaaTATTGAACACAACTGCTCCAAAATGTATATGAATATGACAATTTAATTCCTTAAAGACCAGGACAGGAGAGACTTTTAGCACTGGAATGAAAACCTCACAAcaccttttttatttgttacGGATACAAGGTCATGGATGAAGCTCCACAGTTACCACACAGTGTTTTCCAGCCTGTCGCTCAGATTATTCAGGAGGCACATAATTACCAGTGACATTACAAAACCCCACTTGTATTAGGCTGTTGATAATCTGCAGAGAGGACAGCCGTCTCCCCCACTCGGGTACCTTCACTTTTTAAAGGAGGAGCAGGCAGCAATTTTTTGCCAACCACATCCCATTATTCACTTTCACATAGTTTGAAGTTTGTGATATCAAATTAATCAGCTGCCAGCCCTGCAACTtattcaaacatgtttgatatccAGGAACTAGTTGCCAAAAATCAAGTCTGTGTAAGATGGAAGTCAAAGCAGAGCTGATGCCAGTTGGAACCAGAGGAGTTCAAGTTATGCAGTGCCAACAATAAAATACAACTAATACAGTTCCTTGGAAGCTAACCGTTTTGGAGCATGTTTTGTGTTGAAGAATTGAGCAGAAGTCTGTCTGACATTTGAAACCTGAGACATCACAACCAGTCCTTAGAGATTTTAACTGCTTTTAGCTTAGGGATAATTACAGTAGGCCTAGTTAAAAGGGAGTAAAGAACTAACAAAGCTAAGTGATGTAAAACGTCCATGTGGTGCAGTGTTAAAGGTTAATATCACTGTTTTTTACCCCATTTACGCCAAATTACGTTCACTACGTTACAGCTAACCTGTTTCCAAAGTGTGTCATGGTGTCATGGTCGGATTTTGTGTCTCAGATTGAGGTGTGAAGTAGAGTGAGGATCGtgctgcatttttctgtccaagcccgaacccgacaggcatta carries:
- the fam189a1 gene encoding protein FAM189A1 isoform X2 — encoded protein: MPVNALHRGGSSGIGGPGSLSPASLSRSLSRLREYRTRTRIMLALGVSQMVLGCLILAVSFAALALTTSPRVRHSCPFWAGFSVLLSGLIGVVSWKRPLSLVITFFMLLSAVCVMLNLAGSILSCQNAQLVNSLEDCQLLKFDSDGVCVCCELQHQSSSCNNLGETLKLNPLRDCNTIRLRLKELLFSVCALNVISTIVCALATAMCCMQMVSTDVLQMFMPHRARALNADCMTPHGTILHQTLDFDEFIPPIPPPPYYPPEYTCTPSMDGQRGLHLDFPHSPFSAIYGVPINSPGTLYPTDLPPPYESVVGQTPASQVTTSIEQQATESSMCERNTTAGLSTQASVDSASLMVSEVADPDQTCSSEDLCSLEVQGSDSSPYGMPHTAPIDGSCPSLELCTRGHRGLPNTDARPSDTGYSESSHTQESLERSPDWSSENFSNLEDSTDNTHPCEELRAANHIYDELASAKHLPEEPPKASTHSLIKARMMSRKLTLPVTLPAPPQPCSPTSVASSGGTSGISPMAPSPSPSPPSRPRGPRLCFSVWSPSSTSQPPSTSAQSGNSPSERPRVLRAARRYRKLARIVRSTSDPISCSSTTGRENCGCASANNPAAEDSTHTSPEQEPADVTSGIVGAKLSHTSVRKQQKEGRKVDIHLKPRALHTHSSHERPQSLADFKMYKDTKVLVAKFLEHSSCSLPPEVQQVVNNIKCVIKSDEKHMEEAIFSANVIDQVMTQRIIGSPRKRGHEDLHLQSCGALSSSPSMRRPKHLPHTTSGSTNPLDSPSSEQSLECKETIL
- the fam189a1 gene encoding protein FAM189A1 isoform X1, with the protein product MPVNALHRGGSSGIGGPGSLSPASLSRSLSRLREYRTRTRIMLALGVSQMVLGCLILAVSFAALALTTSPRVRHSCPFWAGFSVLLSGLIGVVSWKRPLSLVITFFMLLSAVCVMLNLAGSILSCQNAQLVNSLEDCQLCGCVFSPPPPQLKFDSDGVCVCCELQHQSSSCNNLGETLKLNPLRDCNTIRLRLKELLFSVCALNVISTIVCALATAMCCMQMVSTDVLQMFMPHRARALNADCMTPHGTILHQTLDFDEFIPPIPPPPYYPPEYTCTPSMDGQRGLHLDFPHSPFSAIYGVPINSPGTLYPTDLPPPYESVVGQTPASQVTTSIEQQATESSMCERNTTAGLSTQASVDSASLMVSEVADPDQTCSSEDLCSLEVQGSDSSPYGMPHTAPIDGSCPSLELCTRGHRGLPNTDARPSDTGYSESSHTQESLERSPDWSSENFSNLEDSTDNTHPCEELRAANHIYDELASAKHLPEEPPKASTHSLIKARMMSRKLTLPVTLPAPPQPCSPTSVASSGGTSGISPMAPSPSPSPPSRPRGPRLCFSVWSPSSTSQPPSTSAQSGNSPSERPRVLRAARRYRKLARIVRSTSDPISCSSTTGRENCGCASANNPAAEDSTHTSPEQEPADVTSGIVGAKLSHTSVRKQQKEGRKVDIHLKPRALHTHSSHERPQSLADFKMYKDTKVLVAKFLEHSSCSLPPEVQQVVNNIKCVIKSDEKHMEEAIFSANVIDQVMTQRIIGSPRKRGHEDLHLQSCGALSSSPSMRRPKHLPHTTSGSTNPLDSPSSEQSLECKETIL